The stretch of DNA TCTCTCTGGCCAGCTGTTAagtgtgtttgggttttgttttcatgcacAATATGCTCTGGCAAACCTTAAGTTCACCTGGGAATGGCACAGAGGCTGCGTTCTACCTCTCCACTACAGCCAAGGCTGGGATCACAAAGGCTGTGCAGAACAGCCTGTGTGTgctccagctgcttctctgaTATGAGGGGTTTGCTGAAGCTGGACCTGCAAGTCTTTTTAAATTTGTGCTTTCCAGGAAGATGCTGTTTtactgggagagctggaaaaaGCTCAGATGTCTCTCTTTCACACTGGATACAGCTGGTATATACCTAGCTCCTCACACAAGGCAAGGCTACTATGCAGACTTCTCCCCGAGGTAGGAAGCATTCTTTCCAGTCTTCTTGAGGGTTTCCAACAGGGTGTCAACACTGTGCTCTGAGTCAATAAACACCTTCTTGTTGGGCAGGTCAATATCAAAGTTGACACCTATGAGGAAAAGAATTTTGCATAGTTAGAAGCAGCTAAATGGTGTAAGCACAGGGAAAGCTCACCTTCACACATCTGTGCTCCCCAAGGCATCTGTAAAATGGACATTTATCTCCTGCCAGCACACTCTGATACCACCATCAGCCAGCAAATCCAACCTGGTGTCCTGCCAAGAGTGCTATGAAGGAAGTCAAATCTGCTCTAGCTCCACATCAGGCACCACAGTCTCTCAACTGCTCTAATCTGTTCACCCCACCTTGGATCAACACAATCACTCATGTAGGGTAAGCTGAGTTCAAACCAACCActaaaatttccatttccaaaCTCAGTCTGTGCTCTGGTTTAGTGTGGATAGGTTTAGCAAAGGCTCAGGACAAGATGCCTAAACTGGTAGTACCACCTAATGGCTGGAAgtaaaaggagggaaaagacaTTTTACCATGAGGATTTCCTAATAAAGGTGCCTAATAAAGGTGAACCACTCTCATCCCAGTGAGAAGAACTGGACATGCAGTCTCTATCCAGTTATGTATTTTCACAAAACCTGTAAGTAAGTATCAGCTTTGAGAGCTACGCCTCATCATCACATGGCCAGGCTGTTGAAGGGTGATGGAGGTGCCAACaaccacacacagagaaaatgggaTTGTCACAGCTTTGTAATGGGCTCTGGAAGAAGTTGCAAGGCCTTTGCCTTGGTGACTGGAAACTGTTCTCCTTTGGAGGGGAGCAGGTCCTCACAACTGATGAGTGCAGGCCAGATTCCTCTCTTTTGGAAGTGCCAGCAAACAGAAGACATGGCTTATAATTTTCCAGGTGGTATTAAAAATAGGCTACACAGACAAccacctgctctgctcagcagctcttcACTGTGAGTGCTGATGCCACATCTTGGGAAGCACCACAGGCACCCCAGGCCTCCTTGGAAATGAGGCCAGGCAGGATATTCACCTCCCTTCCTTCTGGCAGCCTGAGCAGGGGTCTCCAGTGTCCTTCCCAGAGGGTTCAGGGAGAGGCCCTGGTGACTCAGAGCCACCTGCAGCCAtggcagctcctccctcccttgACACTTCTCCAAAGGTTACAGACCTGCAAACAACCAGCGACTTGTTACCAGctaaggagcagagcagagcaaggagAAGTTTCCAACTTTCAACTTTTCCCCACAGTGTTATCCTTCAGGATGGAGGACCCCAGGGCActgccctggagctggctgtCCCACACCCAGCACTGACTCACCTCCCAGCTTATGCAGGACACGGGTGACCGCGTTGGAACAGCCTTCACAGGTCATGTCCACGAAGAACTCGTGTTTCTGGAAAGAGGCAGTTGAGGGATcagggagagcacagctggaaatACACCATGAGCACTCCACACTTGCCTTTTTCCTTCGGGAGGTGGGTTCTAAGCATTCCAAGCCAAAAGCACTGTACACATCCCACTAAGGGATCCTCAGCAAAACTGAGAACTCCTGGTACTCCTCCCCATGgtgtccttgtgctgctccccacagcatAATCCTGAGGGGCCTTTGGAGATTGTGTGGCTACCTCCAGAGTCAGCACAACTTGCCATCTCCATGGCCTCTGCTGGACTTACTCAGCTTGTCCAGGGCAGCCAAGGAGAAGCAAATCTCCTGCCTCCAGCTACTCGCTGTCCTGACTAAAGCCTGCGAAGTTTTCAGTGCTTCCCCATCCTAATCTTGTGTCTACATAGCTTCTGGTCCCCAACATAATAAAAACATAAGCAAACCAGAAATTTAAGGACCATTAGCGCTGTTTTTTCATCCCTTCACTCCACTAGTTCCCCACCAATATCTTCACTGCTTGTGAGCAATACTGGGTCAACAAAACGCTGTTTGCCTGCAACTAACCACTGCCTTCAACCTTTGGCATCAGATGGGTCCTGATTTCCTTCTCTTGCACGTGCTTTTTACTGTCCTTAGAAAAGTAAAGCTATTGTTCATTTGTAGTCTGCAATCCATATTTCCTTCTATTCAGAACCACCCTGTGCCCCCTGCCACTGTGAGGCTAAAACCTTCTTGGGATCGTTCACCCAGGAAGGAGCTTGGGATGGAGATTTCcattatgggtttttttcagtgtaattgccattttctttgtttttatttcccaaaGGCCCTGGGTACTCTGGAGAGGTGTGCGGGCAGGGGGGAAGGAAGAGCTCATCAATGCTGCCCTCCTGTGTCcaagccctgggagctgggtggGGCTGCGGGAATTTGGGActgggggagccctgggagACTGGGGGATCCTCAGAGTTtgggggagctgcaggatcTGGGGAAACCTTGGGGGGGACTGGAGGAGCCTCGGAGTTTGGGGGAGCCCTGCGGAACTAGGGGAGGCCcgagggctgggggagcctcGAGGGCTGGGAGAGTcgggggggtttgggggagccccagaggctggaggagcctcGAGGAGCCCTGGGGGGCTGGGAGAGCTTCGGGGCCTGAAAGAGCCCGGGAGGTTTGGGGAACCTCGGGGACTGAGGAAGCCCCGAGGCCGCTCCCGGTAGCGGGcagtgccctccctgccccgccACGTCCCCCGGCCCCACAGCGGCCCCACAGCGGCCCCCGCACCCACCGGCATGGCGGAGCTCCGCTCGCGGATCGCCGATCGCGGCTGCGGGCGCGGCGCGGAGGAaggggcgggccgggcccggctcGGGAGGCGGGGATGGCACCGAGGGTGAAGGGAAGAGCGGTGGGGAGCGTTTGGAGCGTGCCTGGTCCGTGCGGAGCTCCGAAACGGCTGCTGGGCTCGCTGCCAGGCGAACGGACAAATGGCTGCGGGAGGGAGCGGGGGAGAGCCATCGAGATGGGGCCAGGCTGCTAAAGAAAGCTCCTTCCTCTCCGCCTTTTGAGGTGTTGAGATTTGTTGGCTTGCGAGAGCTCCGGTAGACTGGATATTGAGGGCGGGAGGTTTGTGGGGAGTCTCTAATGCAGAGCAGGTTGAGAAGAAGGGTGCTGGTCCCTGAAGATGTGtctgtggtgggtttttgttttgttttgttttgttttttccctggcCCCTTTCTGAAAAAACTTGAGTCAAGGTGAAGGAGGCTGTGGCGGGGGCCGGGAGCAGCTCAGGTGCTTtcacagggaagctggagagagGAGACAGCATCACATCAGGGCTCggaagagctggcagagctgtgctgtgtgtgacacTTCTGACCACTCGCTGGGCTTCAGCATCTTCCTCTTGAGACACCCAACCAGagtatttcttgttttctgccACACCAGCTGAGGGTCAGGGCATTTCTTTGGAGGTgcacaggatgctgctgctgctgctgtaccGATGGTTTTATAAAAGAGGAATTCCCTGCCCCACTATTGCTCTGCAGAGAGATGCCCAGGATCCCGTTGGCAGAGTTTATTTGGGAACGGGCTGTTGTGCTGGGTCACTGGGCTCACGTTAAACTTTGTAAAAGTCTGCAGTGCTGATTTATGAACTGGCAGACTGCAGCGTGGCTTAGGCTAAAAATAGCCAGGAGGTATTGGGGGGAGGATATTAATGCCGAGCGTGGCCCCATGCCAATCCATGTCTGTATCTCTTGCTGCAAGGCATgacagggaggggtttaggcAGCACTCAGGGATGTGGTGGTGGGCAGGAAGTAATTTTTATAGGGTGAAACCTATCTCTGAGTGCTTCATGTCATAGATACATGTGGGATGGGACGTGACACAAACAAATGGAAAGCTATGGCTGCCTGGAAGCTGCTTAGCTCTGGCTCACTGCCTGCTCCCATTCCCTCCTGCTCTCCGGTGTCCCTGGACCAGCACCTGCTGGTGAGCAAAAGGATCTGAGAACTTCCAGGCCTTTCTGCTCCTTTGTAGATGTGTTAGAAAACGTTCCTGCTTGGATTGTCTTTCCTCTGGGGCAGATGATGCTGAGTCTGCTTTGCTCAGAAGCtgtgaaggaaaagcagcagctggatgagcctcccgggctgggcagggttCAGTGACCACCAGTGGCCACCACCTTCTGCTTCCCATGAGGGGCCGGGGCTGTGTGTGGTGGAGGTGCCTTGGGGTGAGCAGCTCCTTTTGCCCACCCCCACTGGGCCTTTCTCTCAGATGCGTGAGCACCAAGCAGCCTCTGGCGACACAGCCAAAGCGGGCTGTTCACAGCTGAGAGCCCGCAGCCCTCAGCCGTGGGTGGCCGGGCCCTGCGTGCCCCCTCAGGCTCGCACATGGCCCTGCCGCCATGTTAgcgcctccctccctccagcaggGGGCGCTGCGGAGCGCGGGACGCCGCCCCGCGTGGCGCCCGCCTGCCCCTTTAAGAGCCGCCGCGGGGACCTGTCCGtcagcgcccgccgccccctTCCATtggccgccgctccccgcggggCCCGCCCCTTCTATAACGGGGTTTACCAGCACCTTCTCAAGGGCGCTGCAGTGCGGTTCAACCACACTGCGGCGTCCGGCGCGCGCCGCCTTGCGCGCCTGCTGGCGCGGGGAGCGTCGTCCCATTGGCCAAAGGTCAAATCCATCAGCAGTCGCCCACCGCTCATTGGTCTGCCCGCCTGTCAATCGCGCTCACGGCCCTGCGGAGCGCTGCCGTATGATTGGCTGGCTGAGCTGCCCCTTAGCTCTCCGCCCGCCTCCTCACGGCTGTGGGCCAACCGGCATCCGAATGGGGGCGATCGCCGCTCTCTGACTGGCTGAGGCGCGCCCGCTGGGGTAGGCTGCGCGCCGGATATATGTAGCCGGCGGCAGAGCACGCCGCTGCGTGAGGCGCTTCTCGTCCGCCGGGCCCTGTGGTGAAGCGGCGCCTCCGCTCCCGTCCCGCTCTGCCCGCAGGTGAGGGGGGTGGGGGCGCGGGGAGACACCGGCGCGGCCGCGCCTTCCCGGGGGGACCGCGGGCCGCACGCACCGCCCCGGCTCCGCGGCGCCCCCGGCTCTCAGTAGGCCGCGGGCTGTGCGGGACGGCGCTGCCGgcgcccccctcccccccctccATCCCGCCCGGCGTGGGGCCCGCCCGGTCCCCGCGGCGCTTTGTGGCGGGCGCCTTCCCGCCAGAGCCGCGGCCGCGCAGCCCCCGTGCGGGTCCGGAGCCTTCGCCCGACCTCCCGGTGCCGCGGCGGCCGCGGAGCTCCCGGCGGGAGCGGTGCGGGGCAGGGGGGTCGGCGGGGGATCGGCTGCTCGCGGGCCCGCATTGTGCGAGGCGAGGTGTGCGGGTCGAGCTTTGTTCTCGCATTTCCAGGCTCGGAGGCTTTTTCGCCTTCtccttttgggttttgttttgggcaGGTGGGGCTGCGGAGGAGCCCACCCAAAGCCCGAGGTATTCCCGCTCAATAAATAGTGAGTTGTAACTGCGGATtgaggggcagtgctgggtgctcGCACGGTCCGGCCTGGGTAGCAGCTCGAGGTGATTCCCTTGGTGTAACTTTATAGGTGAAGGAAGTTATAATTCGAGCAGGAGAGCGTGGATCTTATCCTGGTTTGCCGCGTGACCTTGGCTGATTCCGAGATTAAGCTAAGATTTAAATGCGAAGTAGTGCTTGTAATGAGACTTTCCAGCATCCTGCAAGGCCCCAGATGTACGTGCTGGAGAAACCCCAGAGAAAAGGCTTCGGTACATCTTCCAGTACCTCCTAGTGTTGGTCTGGGTGTTCTAATGTATTCCTAATTCTCTGCGGGCTTACCTGGTGACCTTCTGTGTTGAGGCTCGCGTTCATATAATAAGTACTCTTAaccaaaaaaagcatttttttgttCCACCCTCGGGAGAAAGCAGCATTTGCAGCAAGCCGCCATGTTTCCAGTGTGTGCTATTTTTGGCAAGCCCCTGCTCTCACAGCCAGGAGTGACAGCTTTAGGAAATCTGGACACTGCTATCAAGCTTTGGAAGCTGATGCTTCCAGATGCCATAAATCAAACGTGGGGAGGGgtgtgttggattttttttttaagctaacaAAGCTTGATAGATTGATGTCATAAAGGGAAGTGCAAAAGTTGATAGacaaaaactgcatttcagaCCTTACCTGACATTCTTTCCTTCGAccagattttcagttttcttattCTCTGTCTGTAAATAAGAAGCCAAACCATTTTGCTGGATAACTCCGTGATACTTCTATGATGCTGATGGTAGCATCATCTCATCCTGTGAACTGAACTCACCTTTCCTGGGGTGTTCTATACTTAATGATGTAAAGTTGTGAgcctaacttttttttttttttttttttttaatcttagtGGATGGCATATGTAGCTAATTTGAAAGTTGACTGGAAGTATTCACATGCTTAAAGTCTTCTATCCTTATCTTTATGAGGGAGATCTCACGACCTTTTTTGGCAGCATCTTGTTGCAGGGACTGGTTTGCCTTAAAGGCACTACTAAAACCACCTAGAAAGTGTAATTGTACAGAGtctgttaggaaaaaaatttcgATGTTGGACTCTTTATAAATACAAGTCTTCAAAAACCTTCATCTTGTGTTCATCAGGGGATGAAGAGGGGCCCCAGTTCCTGACTGGTGTGAATTTGCCCCTTTTTTTGCTAGGTTGTGTTCTTTCAGCTGTGGACTCCTTCAGCTGAAGGCAGGGAAGCACAATTAAGATTAAAGTAGAAAACCTGGTGGACAAGGCTTAATCTGTGTGCCAAGCCCATCAGGATTTTCTGTTGGGAATCTTTGCATTTGCAGCCCGAGAAACAACAAAGGCACACAAGAGGATTTGTTTGTGCTGTGATGGCAAGaccactgctctgctgctcactctgctgctggcacaaCAGCAATCAGTAGAGTTCAACACAGCTGATGGAGTTTGACCATCTGAATTTTAAACAGAATCCTTATGCACTTGATGAAACAGCAAATTCTTTGTTTCAGAGCTTTATTTTTCACCTTGCAAATTGTAAGGCAAACATACAGAGCAACGCCTTTTactgaaagggaaataaagcagAGGTGATGTTGCTTTAAGTTCGTCTTAGAATTTGTGTTCAAAACAGTAGGACCTGATGAGAGAGCACTCATAAAATT from Prinia subflava isolate CZ2003 ecotype Zambia chromosome 16, Cam_Psub_1.2, whole genome shotgun sequence encodes:
- the ATOX1 gene encoding copper transport protein ATOX1, encoding MPKHEFFVDMTCEGCSNAVTRVLHKLGGVNFDIDLPNKKVFIDSEHSVDTLLETLKKTGKNASYLGEKSA